The following proteins come from a genomic window of Anopheles ziemanni chromosome 3, idAnoZiCoDA_A2_x.2, whole genome shotgun sequence:
- the LOC131289535 gene encoding organic cation/carnitine transporter 2-like: MSATQEGGEADGSDAAFDRIMESIGNDGPFQKRYNIIFNVAAVLFFAMTVVNVLLILAVPDHRCGIPPDAIETARNQTSTEHWEDLFYPKEYNSRGEYVASSCLMYNVSFQNLDLLPSNTTTPCIYGYEYDRTYYDRTPVTEENWVCEKELYGTNAFAIVRVSEVCGTFILGQLGDRIGRLPVYLFSILTAVVGRVFAIFTAHQYWLFAALAFVGSFSTNTSFQSPLIIVMEISKDANRAALSLWQLVGWTAGVCLAPLALWWMRDWFWFMIVTSLPCLLFYCFPQYNIESPRWLASQGRYGDCLKQLRKIASINGRPLTIDEEQLRALVPRPEIERTYGIASLFSGWHMTKLTCLLQVSWICNTIPTFTLFLMSLQMGGNPFLNNFWQGAVELPAYLLGQICCDWLGRRFTNSGAFLGATLVCLPVILLIQRPGNELYVTMLAIVVKFFVCVTYFALYLQSVEMYPTSLRQTGASFGIIMANVFGALGPYIVFLGTNYDIRLPFVAMALIALVGAVSAIFLPETLHQKLPETMEEGRQFGRDQRFWAVPKRPSPPVESRAEEYRTPADQHELTKLNKTSS, translated from the exons ATGTCCGCAACGCAAGAGGGCGGTGAAGCTGATGGATCGGATGCGGCGTTCGATCGGATTATGGAATCCATCGGCAACGATGGACCGTTTCAGAAGCGCTACAATATCATCTTCAATGTCGCAGCCGTACTATTCTTTGCGATGACGGTCGTGAACGTGCTTCTCATACTGGCAGTACCGGATCATCGGTGCGGCATACCGCCGGACGCTATAGAGACAGCTCGGAATCAAACATCAACAGAGCACTGGGAAGACTTATTTTATCCCAA AGAGTACAACAGCAGAGGAGAGTATGTGGCAAGCTCCTGTCTTATGTACAACGTTTCCTTTCAAAATCTGGACCTTCTTCCATCGAATACCACGACGCCCTGCATTTACGGTTACGAATACGATCGCACGTACTACGACCGAACACCGGTGACTGAAGAGAACTGGGTATGCGAGAAGGAGCTCTACGGAACCAATGCGTTTGCCATCGTACGCGTGTCCGAGGTCTGTGGTACTTTCATCTTGGGTCAGCTGGGAGATCG CATTGGGCGACTTCCGGTGTACTTGTTCAGCATCCTCACAGCCGTCGTGGGGCGGGTGTTTGCCATCTTCACCGCTCACCAATACTGGTTGTTTGCGGCACTCGCCTTCGTAGGGAGCTTTTCGACCAACACCTCGTTCCAGTCACCGTTGATCATCGTGATGGAAATCTCGAAAGATGCCAACCGGGCAGCCCTTTCCCTTTGGCAGTTGGTTGGATGGACCGCCGGCGTTTGCCTGGCACCGCTCGCTCTTTGGTGGATGCGTGATTGGTTTTGGTTCATGATCGTGACCTCACTGCCATGTCTGCTGTTCTACTGCTTCCCGCAGTATAACATAGAATCACCGCGATGGCTTGCCAGTCAGGGACGCTACGGTGACTGTTTGAAGCAACTGCGCAAGATCGCCTCCATCAATGGCCGACCGCTGACGATCGACGAAGAACAACTACGAGCCCTCGTACCAAGGCCGGAGATCGAACGGACTTATGGTATAGCATCGTTGTTCAGTGGATGGCATATGACCAAGCTGACGTGCCTATTGCAGGTTAGCTGGATCTGCAATACGATACCCACGTTCACCCTGTTCCTAATGAGCCTCCAGATGGGCGGCAACCCATTCCTTAACAACTTCTGGCAGGGTGCGGTCGAACTGCCCGCGTACCTACTCGGTCAAATCTGCTGCGACTGGCTCGGTCGGCGGTTCACCAACAGTGGCGCTTTCCTCGGAGCCACCCTGGTCTGCCTGCCCGTCATTCTGCTCATCCAGCGGCCCGGCAACGAGCTGTACGTGACCATGCTGGCCATCGTGGTGAAGTTCTTCGTCTGCGTTACCTACTTTGCGCTCTACCTGCAGTCGGTCGAAATGTACCCGACGTCCCTGCGGCAGACCGGCGCCTCCTTCGGGATCATCATGGCCAACGTGTTCGGCGCACTGGGACCGTACATCGTGTTTCTTGGCACCAACTATGACATCCGGCTGCCGTTCGTTGCGATGGCGCTGATTGCGCTGGTCGGGGCGGTCAGTGCGATCTTCCTGCCCGAAACGCTGCACCAAAAGCTGCCGGAAACGATGGAGGAGGGACGCCAGTTCGGACGTGACCAACGGTTCTGGGCGGTCCCGAAACGTCCCTCCCCGCCGGTGGAATCCCGTGCCGAGGAGTATCGCACACCGGCCGACCAGCACGAGCTAACGAAACTCAATAAGACCAGCTCGTGA